From a region of the Phragmites australis chromosome 21, lpPhrAust1.1, whole genome shotgun sequence genome:
- the LOC133903323 gene encoding tRNA (guanine(26)-N(2))-dimethyltransferase 1-like isoform X3 → MPLAFGFSRSRLLNRRINHPAHPVLRLWLAFSSSSASPSASEPSCAATGGRLATIREGRAEIFADNSNSVFYNKAQVNNRDISIAVLRSFISKRCEEHAIQSRKGGPKDTALSEQSKYKAPKVLEALAASGLRAIRYALEVDGIGDVIAIDNNEVAIEACKKNIHLNSSLASSKVVPHLADARVYMLTHPKEFDVVDLDPYGSPASFLDSAVQCVADGGILMCSATDMAVLAGGNVEVCFSKYGSYPLRGKHCHEMALRILLACIESHAIRHKRYIVPIISVHMDFYIRVFVQIFTSASTVKSSSLKLSHVYQCIGCHSFHLQNIGRINSKDKRNIVLPNFCPAVPEECFECGHKFVMGGPIWSDPIHDKEWAASILSNIRAMSDVYPAYAKISAILTSVSEELPNAPLFASLHNLCATLKCTNPTMGMLHSAIRNAGYQISGSHVDPLALKTDAPMSVIWDIMRCWVKLHPVKHRPGNHPGNIILSQEPKLQANFSQVPQASVPRKSPRFVPNPEKYWGPRPKAGKQPKICHVDKS, encoded by the exons ATGCCCCTGGCATTCGGCTTCTCGCGGTCGCGCCTTCTCAACCGGCGCATCAACCATCCGGCGCATCCAGTCCTTCGTCTCTGGCtcgcattctcctcctcctccgcctcgccgTCCGCGTCGGAGCCCTCCTGCGCCGCCACCGGCGGTCGCCTGGCCACCATCAGGGAAGGGCGGGCGGAAATCTTTGCGGACAATTCCAACTCGGTGTTTTACAACAAGGCTCAG GTTAACAACAGAGATATTTCTATTGCTGTACTGAGATCATTTATTTCGAAGAGATGTGAAGAACATGCCATCCAATCGAGGAAAG GAGGACCAAAAGACACTGCATTGAGCGAACAATCTAAGTATAAAGCGCCGAAAGTTCTTGAG GCTTTGGCTGCATCAGGATTAAGAGCCATTAGGTATGCCCTTGAGGTAGATGGAATTGGGGATGTTATAGCTATTGACAATAATGAAG TAGCTATAGAAGCCTGCAAGAAAAATATACACCTCAATAGCAGTCTTGCATCTTCAAAGGTGGTACCGCATCTTGCTGATGCTCGTGTTTACATGCTCACCCACCCAAAAGAATTTGATGTG GTTGACCTTGATCCTTATGGATCACCAGCTTCATTCCTTGATTCGGCAGTTCAATGTGTAGCAGATGGGGGTATCTTGATGTGCTCAGCTACCGATATGGCAGTGCTTGCTGGAGGAAATGTGGAAGTTTGTTTTTCCAA ATATGGTTCTTATCCATTAAGAGGTAAACATTGCCATGAGATGGCCCTGAGGATTCTTCTTGCCTGCATTGAG TCGCATGCGATCCGCCACAAGCGCTATATAGTTCCTATAATATCAGTGCACATGGATTTCTACATTAGAGTTTTTGTGCAAATCTTCAC CTCGGCTAGCACCGTCAAAAGTTCATCACTCAAATTGTCGCATGTCTATCAATGCATTGGATGCCATTCATTTCACCTACAAAATATTGGAAGAATTAACTCAAAG GATAAGAGAAACATTGTTCTACCAAATTTTTGCCCTGCTGTACCTGAAGAATGTTTTGAATGTGGCCATAAATTTGTTATGGGAGGACCTATCTGGAGTGATCCAATACATGACAAGGAATGGGCTGCTTCCATATTGTCAAATATCCGTGCAATGAGTGATGTATATCCAGCTTATGCAAAAATTTCAGCTATACTAACGTCAGTGTCAGAG GAATTGCCCAACGCACCTTTATTTGCGAGTCTTCACAATTTGTGTGCAACACTGAAGTGCACTAATCCAACCATGGGTATGTTACATTCTGCAATCAGAAATGCAGGGTATCAAATATCAGGAAGTCATGTGGACCCACTAGCTCTTAAAACAGATGCCCCAATGTCTGTAATTTGGGACATCATGAGATGCTGG GTCAAGCTTCACCCAGTTAAGCATCGACCTGGAAATCATCCGGGCAACATAATACTTTCCCAAGAGCCTAAGTTGCAG GCAAATTTTTCGCAAGTACCCCAGGCTTCAGTCCCGCGGAAGAGCCCAAGATTTGTCCCTAATCCTGAGAAGTATTGGGGTCCTAGACCAAAGGCTGGCAAGCAGCCAAAGATATGTCACGTGGACAAATCCTAA
- the LOC133903323 gene encoding tRNA (guanine(26)-N(2))-dimethyltransferase 1-like isoform X1, whose product MPLAFGFSRSRLLNRRINHPAHPVLRLWLAFSSSSASPSASEPSCAATGGRLATIREGRAEIFADNSNSVFYNKAQVNNRDISIAVLRSFISKRCEEHAIQSRKGRNTEIPQNVIGGPKDTALSEQSKYKAPKVLEALAASGLRAIRYALEVDGIGDVIAIDNNEVAIEACKKNIHLNSSLASSKVVPHLADARVYMLTHPKEFDVVDLDPYGSPASFLDSAVQCVADGGILMCSATDMAVLAGGNVEVCFSKYGSYPLRGKHCHEMALRILLACIESHAIRHKRYIVPIISVHMDFYIRVFVQIFTSASTVKSSSLKLSHVYQCIGCHSFHLQNIGRINSKDKRNIVLPNFCPAVPEECFECGHKFVMGGPIWSDPIHDKEWAASILSNIRAMSDVYPAYAKISAILTSVSEELPNAPLFASLHNLCATLKCTNPTMGMLHSAIRNAGYQISGSHVDPLALKTDAPMSVIWDIMRCWVKLHPVKHRPGNHPGNIILSQEPKLQANFSQVPQASVPRKSPRFVPNPEKYWGPRPKAGKQPKICHVDKS is encoded by the exons ATGCCCCTGGCATTCGGCTTCTCGCGGTCGCGCCTTCTCAACCGGCGCATCAACCATCCGGCGCATCCAGTCCTTCGTCTCTGGCtcgcattctcctcctcctccgcctcgccgTCCGCGTCGGAGCCCTCCTGCGCCGCCACCGGCGGTCGCCTGGCCACCATCAGGGAAGGGCGGGCGGAAATCTTTGCGGACAATTCCAACTCGGTGTTTTACAACAAGGCTCAG GTTAACAACAGAGATATTTCTATTGCTGTACTGAGATCATTTATTTCGAAGAGATGTGAAGAACATGCCATCCAATCGAGGAAAG GCAGAAATACTGAAATACCACAAAATGTGATAGGAGGACCAAAAGACACTGCATTGAGCGAACAATCTAAGTATAAAGCGCCGAAAGTTCTTGAG GCTTTGGCTGCATCAGGATTAAGAGCCATTAGGTATGCCCTTGAGGTAGATGGAATTGGGGATGTTATAGCTATTGACAATAATGAAG TAGCTATAGAAGCCTGCAAGAAAAATATACACCTCAATAGCAGTCTTGCATCTTCAAAGGTGGTACCGCATCTTGCTGATGCTCGTGTTTACATGCTCACCCACCCAAAAGAATTTGATGTG GTTGACCTTGATCCTTATGGATCACCAGCTTCATTCCTTGATTCGGCAGTTCAATGTGTAGCAGATGGGGGTATCTTGATGTGCTCAGCTACCGATATGGCAGTGCTTGCTGGAGGAAATGTGGAAGTTTGTTTTTCCAA ATATGGTTCTTATCCATTAAGAGGTAAACATTGCCATGAGATGGCCCTGAGGATTCTTCTTGCCTGCATTGAG TCGCATGCGATCCGCCACAAGCGCTATATAGTTCCTATAATATCAGTGCACATGGATTTCTACATTAGAGTTTTTGTGCAAATCTTCAC CTCGGCTAGCACCGTCAAAAGTTCATCACTCAAATTGTCGCATGTCTATCAATGCATTGGATGCCATTCATTTCACCTACAAAATATTGGAAGAATTAACTCAAAG GATAAGAGAAACATTGTTCTACCAAATTTTTGCCCTGCTGTACCTGAAGAATGTTTTGAATGTGGCCATAAATTTGTTATGGGAGGACCTATCTGGAGTGATCCAATACATGACAAGGAATGGGCTGCTTCCATATTGTCAAATATCCGTGCAATGAGTGATGTATATCCAGCTTATGCAAAAATTTCAGCTATACTAACGTCAGTGTCAGAG GAATTGCCCAACGCACCTTTATTTGCGAGTCTTCACAATTTGTGTGCAACACTGAAGTGCACTAATCCAACCATGGGTATGTTACATTCTGCAATCAGAAATGCAGGGTATCAAATATCAGGAAGTCATGTGGACCCACTAGCTCTTAAAACAGATGCCCCAATGTCTGTAATTTGGGACATCATGAGATGCTGG GTCAAGCTTCACCCAGTTAAGCATCGACCTGGAAATCATCCGGGCAACATAATACTTTCCCAAGAGCCTAAGTTGCAG GCAAATTTTTCGCAAGTACCCCAGGCTTCAGTCCCGCGGAAGAGCCCAAGATTTGTCCCTAATCCTGAGAAGTATTGGGGTCCTAGACCAAAGGCTGGCAAGCAGCCAAAGATATGTCACGTGGACAAATCCTAA
- the LOC133903323 gene encoding tRNA (guanine(26)-N(2))-dimethyltransferase 1-like isoform X4, producing the protein MLTHPKEFDVVDLDPYGSPASFLDSAVQCVADGGILMCSATDMAVLAGGNVEVCFSKYGSYPLRGKHCHEMALRILLACIESHAIRHKRYIVPIISVHMDFYIRVFVQIFTSASTVKSSSLKLSHVYQCIGCHSFHLQNIGRINSKDKRNIVLPNFCPAVPEECFECGHKFVMGGPIWSDPIHDKEWAASILSNIRAMSDVYPAYAKISAILTSVSEELPNAPLFASLHNLCATLKCTNPTMGMLHSAIRNAGYQISGSHVDPLALKTDAPMSVIWDIMRCWVKLHPVKHRPGNHPGNIILSQEPKLQANFSQVPQASVPRKSPRFVPNPEKYWGPRPKAGKQPKICHVDKS; encoded by the exons ATGCTCACCCACCCAAAAGAATTTGATGTG GTTGACCTTGATCCTTATGGATCACCAGCTTCATTCCTTGATTCGGCAGTTCAATGTGTAGCAGATGGGGGTATCTTGATGTGCTCAGCTACCGATATGGCAGTGCTTGCTGGAGGAAATGTGGAAGTTTGTTTTTCCAA ATATGGTTCTTATCCATTAAGAGGTAAACATTGCCATGAGATGGCCCTGAGGATTCTTCTTGCCTGCATTGAG TCGCATGCGATCCGCCACAAGCGCTATATAGTTCCTATAATATCAGTGCACATGGATTTCTACATTAGAGTTTTTGTGCAAATCTTCAC CTCGGCTAGCACCGTCAAAAGTTCATCACTCAAATTGTCGCATGTCTATCAATGCATTGGATGCCATTCATTTCACCTACAAAATATTGGAAGAATTAACTCAAAG GATAAGAGAAACATTGTTCTACCAAATTTTTGCCCTGCTGTACCTGAAGAATGTTTTGAATGTGGCCATAAATTTGTTATGGGAGGACCTATCTGGAGTGATCCAATACATGACAAGGAATGGGCTGCTTCCATATTGTCAAATATCCGTGCAATGAGTGATGTATATCCAGCTTATGCAAAAATTTCAGCTATACTAACGTCAGTGTCAGAG GAATTGCCCAACGCACCTTTATTTGCGAGTCTTCACAATTTGTGTGCAACACTGAAGTGCACTAATCCAACCATGGGTATGTTACATTCTGCAATCAGAAATGCAGGGTATCAAATATCAGGAAGTCATGTGGACCCACTAGCTCTTAAAACAGATGCCCCAATGTCTGTAATTTGGGACATCATGAGATGCTGG GTCAAGCTTCACCCAGTTAAGCATCGACCTGGAAATCATCCGGGCAACATAATACTTTCCCAAGAGCCTAAGTTGCAG GCAAATTTTTCGCAAGTACCCCAGGCTTCAGTCCCGCGGAAGAGCCCAAGATTTGTCCCTAATCCTGAGAAGTATTGGGGTCCTAGACCAAAGGCTGGCAAGCAGCCAAAGATATGTCACGTGGACAAATCCTAA
- the LOC133903323 gene encoding tRNA (guanine(26)-N(2))-dimethyltransferase 1-like isoform X2 gives MPLAFGFSRSRLLNRRINHPAHPVLRLWLAFSSSSASPSASEPSCAATGGRLATIREGRAEIFADNSNSVFYNKAQVNNRDISIAVLRSFISKRCEEHAIQSRKGRNTEIPQNVIGGPKDTALSEQSKYKAPKVLEALAASGLRAIRYALEVDGIGDVIAIDNNEAIEACKKNIHLNSSLASSKVVPHLADARVYMLTHPKEFDVVDLDPYGSPASFLDSAVQCVADGGILMCSATDMAVLAGGNVEVCFSKYGSYPLRGKHCHEMALRILLACIESHAIRHKRYIVPIISVHMDFYIRVFVQIFTSASTVKSSSLKLSHVYQCIGCHSFHLQNIGRINSKDKRNIVLPNFCPAVPEECFECGHKFVMGGPIWSDPIHDKEWAASILSNIRAMSDVYPAYAKISAILTSVSEELPNAPLFASLHNLCATLKCTNPTMGMLHSAIRNAGYQISGSHVDPLALKTDAPMSVIWDIMRCWVKLHPVKHRPGNHPGNIILSQEPKLQANFSQVPQASVPRKSPRFVPNPEKYWGPRPKAGKQPKICHVDKS, from the exons ATGCCCCTGGCATTCGGCTTCTCGCGGTCGCGCCTTCTCAACCGGCGCATCAACCATCCGGCGCATCCAGTCCTTCGTCTCTGGCtcgcattctcctcctcctccgcctcgccgTCCGCGTCGGAGCCCTCCTGCGCCGCCACCGGCGGTCGCCTGGCCACCATCAGGGAAGGGCGGGCGGAAATCTTTGCGGACAATTCCAACTCGGTGTTTTACAACAAGGCTCAG GTTAACAACAGAGATATTTCTATTGCTGTACTGAGATCATTTATTTCGAAGAGATGTGAAGAACATGCCATCCAATCGAGGAAAG GCAGAAATACTGAAATACCACAAAATGTGATAGGAGGACCAAAAGACACTGCATTGAGCGAACAATCTAAGTATAAAGCGCCGAAAGTTCTTGAG GCTTTGGCTGCATCAGGATTAAGAGCCATTAGGTATGCCCTTGAGGTAGATGGAATTGGGGATGTTATAGCTATTGACAATAATGAAG CTATAGAAGCCTGCAAGAAAAATATACACCTCAATAGCAGTCTTGCATCTTCAAAGGTGGTACCGCATCTTGCTGATGCTCGTGTTTACATGCTCACCCACCCAAAAGAATTTGATGTG GTTGACCTTGATCCTTATGGATCACCAGCTTCATTCCTTGATTCGGCAGTTCAATGTGTAGCAGATGGGGGTATCTTGATGTGCTCAGCTACCGATATGGCAGTGCTTGCTGGAGGAAATGTGGAAGTTTGTTTTTCCAA ATATGGTTCTTATCCATTAAGAGGTAAACATTGCCATGAGATGGCCCTGAGGATTCTTCTTGCCTGCATTGAG TCGCATGCGATCCGCCACAAGCGCTATATAGTTCCTATAATATCAGTGCACATGGATTTCTACATTAGAGTTTTTGTGCAAATCTTCAC CTCGGCTAGCACCGTCAAAAGTTCATCACTCAAATTGTCGCATGTCTATCAATGCATTGGATGCCATTCATTTCACCTACAAAATATTGGAAGAATTAACTCAAAG GATAAGAGAAACATTGTTCTACCAAATTTTTGCCCTGCTGTACCTGAAGAATGTTTTGAATGTGGCCATAAATTTGTTATGGGAGGACCTATCTGGAGTGATCCAATACATGACAAGGAATGGGCTGCTTCCATATTGTCAAATATCCGTGCAATGAGTGATGTATATCCAGCTTATGCAAAAATTTCAGCTATACTAACGTCAGTGTCAGAG GAATTGCCCAACGCACCTTTATTTGCGAGTCTTCACAATTTGTGTGCAACACTGAAGTGCACTAATCCAACCATGGGTATGTTACATTCTGCAATCAGAAATGCAGGGTATCAAATATCAGGAAGTCATGTGGACCCACTAGCTCTTAAAACAGATGCCCCAATGTCTGTAATTTGGGACATCATGAGATGCTGG GTCAAGCTTCACCCAGTTAAGCATCGACCTGGAAATCATCCGGGCAACATAATACTTTCCCAAGAGCCTAAGTTGCAG GCAAATTTTTCGCAAGTACCCCAGGCTTCAGTCCCGCGGAAGAGCCCAAGATTTGTCCCTAATCCTGAGAAGTATTGGGGTCCTAGACCAAAGGCTGGCAAGCAGCCAAAGATATGTCACGTGGACAAATCCTAA